The proteins below are encoded in one region of Apium graveolens cultivar Ventura chromosome 4, ASM990537v1, whole genome shotgun sequence:
- the LOC141721544 gene encoding tryptophan--tRNA ligase, cytoplasmic-like yields MQHSSNQILAQIDLTMWDYYPHFPTRENKFYLYSSIVPSEALYLGHLIPFVFTKYLQDAFNVPLVIQLADDVKFMSGNVSIEESQRLARENAKDIIAGGFDISKTFIFSDIDYVGGAFYKNMVNFGNCLTYNEVEGICGLNLDDHIGKTFCQLVQINLSIVQLLYACSC; encoded by the exons ATGCAACATTCATCCAATCAAATTTTGGCTCAAATTGACTTGACAATGTGGGACTACTACCCACATTTCCCAACAAGGGAGAACAAGTTTTATTTGTATTCCAGTATAGTGCCTTCGGAGGCTTTGTATCTTGGTCATCTTATTCCCTTCGTGTTTACCAA ATATTTGCAGGATGCATTCAATGTTCCTCTCGTGATTCAGCTGGCTGATGATGTGAAGTTCATGTCGGGAAATGTATCAATAGAGGAGAGCCAAAGATTGGCTCGTGAAAATGCTAAAGACATCATAGCAGGTGGCTTTGACATATCCAAAACATTTATCTTCTCAGATATTGATTATGTTGGCGG TGCCTTCTACAAGAACATGGTGAACTTTGGAAATTGTCTAACATATAATGAG GTTGAAGGCATCTGTGGCTTAAACTTGGACGATCATATTGGAAAAACATTTTGTCAGCTGGTTCAGATTAATCTTTCTATTGTTCAGTTGTTGTATGCTTGTTCATGTTAA